The genomic segment GTTCAAGCTGGTGGACCACCGGCTTGAACTCTATGGTGTGCCGTTGAAGCCCGAAGAGCGTTAGGCAGACCGGGCTGCGGAGCAGGTGAAGCGATGACGTGGCTGCGGGTTATCTATCTGGTTGTCCTGATGTCGCTGGTCACGCTGGTTCTGTTACCGGTGCAAGTGCTTGGCCTGTGTTTCGATTGGCCCCTCCGTCGCACGTTGCCGAGAGTGTGGCACAGCTTTGCCTGCCACGCGCTGGGCATCAAGGTACACGTTCACGGCAGCGTCGAAAGCGCAACGCCGCTGTTGCTGGTGGTGAACCACGTCTCCTGGAAAGATATCATGATACTCGGCAGCATCGCCGACGTGGCCTTTATCGCCAAGACCGAAGTGCGGGATTGGCCGGTTTTCGGCTTGTTGGCACGGCTGCAAAAAACCATTTTCATTGCGCGTGAACAAAAGCGCAGCGCAGGCGCGCAGGTCAACGAGATCGCCGAACGGTTGGCCGCCGGTGAAATTGTCGTTTTGTTTCCCGAAGGCACGACGTCTGACGGCAATCGTCTTCTCACCGTCAAATCCTCGCTTTTCGGCGCGGCGTCGAGCGCGGCAGAGCAGGTGCCTGGGCGCATCGTTCATGTGCAGCCGGTTGCGATTGCCTATACCGGCATCCAAGGCATGGCGATGGGCCGATATCACCGCAGCGTTGCGGCCTGGCCGGGCAGCTTGGAGCTTCTGCCCTCGCTGTTCGGTCTGCTGAAGGCAGGCGCAATCGATGTCGATGTGTCCTTTGGCGAAGCGATCCCTTTCCGCGAAGGCGACAATCGCAAAGCCTTGAGCACTGAGGCGACCTTGGCAATCCGGTCCATGCTGAATTTTTCTCTGCGCGGCGGCTGGCGAAAGTCCCGCTGATCCCGCATTTTTCTATTTAATATAGCGACCGAAATCATTAGATAAGCGTCATGACCCAGGAAATGATTGGCCTAGAGGCCGCCCCGCTTGCCGTGCGCGAAGGTGCTAACAGCCGCAAGGTCTTCATCAAGACCTATGGCTGTCAGATGAACGTCTACGATTCCGTGCGCATGAGCGATGCTCTGGCCAAGGACGGCTACGTGCAGACCGAAGACATGGGCGAGGCCGATCTGGTTCTTCTCAACACCTGTCACATCCGCGAAAAAGCCGCCGAAAAGGTCTATTCCGCGCTCGGCCGTCTTCGGGATATGAAGAAGACCCGTGAAGAACAGGGCCGCGAATTCGTCATCGGTGTTGCCGGTTGCGTGGCTCAGGCAGAAGGCGAGGAAATCCTTCGCCGCGCGCCTGCCGTGGATGTCGTCATCGGTCCCCAGACCTATCACCGCCTGCCGGATGCCCTGAAGCGTGTTCGTGGCGGTGAACGGGTCATCGAAACGGACTATGCGGTTGAAGACAAATTCGAACATTTGCCGCTGGCGGAAAAGCAGACGCTGCGCAGCCGCGGTGTCACCGCATTTTTGACGGTGCAGGAAGGCTGCGATAAATTCTGTACCTTCTGTGTCGTGCCCTATACGCGCGGATCGGAAGTATCGCGTCCGGTGCAACAGATCGTCGACGAAGCGATGAAGCTTGTCGATGCCGGTGTGCGAGAAATCACGCTGCTTGGCCAGAACGTCAATGCATGGCGCGGCACAGGTGCTGCTGGAGAACAACTGGGCCTGGCCGAGTTGCTATATAAACTGGCGGAAATTCCCGGCCTCGCGCGGTTGAGATACACGACCAGCCATCCCCGTGACATGGATGAGCAACTGATCGGTGCCCATCGTGATCTGCGCATTTTGATGCCGTATCTGCATCTGCCCGTTCAGTCCGGCTCGGATCGTATTTTGAAAGCTATGAATCGCCGTCACACGGGTGACGAATATATTAGGCTTATCGAAAGAATTCGTTCTGCCCGCCCTGATATCGCCATGTCGGGAGACTTTATTGTTGGCTTCCCGGGCGAGACGGATCAGGATTTCGATGATACGCTCGCTCTCGTGGAACAGGTGAAATACGCACAGGCATTTTCGTTCAAATATTCCACGCGACCGGGAACGCCCGGTGCGGATTTGACCGATCAGGTGCCTGAGGAGGTAAAGGCTGAACGGCTGGAACGCCTGCAAGCCTTGTTGATGAAACAGCAGCACGAATTTGCCGGTTCGCTGGTCGGCAAGACGATGGATGTGTTGCTGGAAAAGCCCGGTCGGATGCCAGGACAATTAATCGGTAGATCTCCCTGGCTTCAATCTGTGAATCTTGATGCAAACGACATGAAAATCGGCGACATTATTCATGTACGAATCACCGCAACGGGTCCAAACAGCTTGTTTGCCGAGGTGGCATAAAGCTAGAGTGAGGAACCGACACTGATTAGGACGGGAGCCTGACCGCTTGAACGCACACGAATTGGTATCACCCCCATCGCGCCAGCCACGCACAGCCGCGACCGACGCCAATCACTTCGTCCTCACGTTCGAGAATAACAGGATAGCCGGAGAGCTATTCGGTCAGTTCGATCAAAACCTCAAATTGCTGGAGCAAAAGCTCAATATCGATGCCCGCCCGCGTGGAAACTCGGTCGCGATCACCGGCGATGTCGTTGCCATCAATCAAGCGCGACGCGCACTGGATTCTCTTTATGAGCGGCTGCTGAAGGGCGGCACTGTGGAGGTTTCCGATGTCGAAGGTGCCATTCGCATGGCGATGGCTGCCGACGACCAGCTCACTCTTCCTACAATGGAACGCAAAGCCAAGATATCGATGGCTCAGATTTCCACGCGCAAAAAGACCATCGCTGCCCGCACGCCGACGCAGGATGTTTATATGCGGGCGTTGGAGCAGTCCGAACTCGTCTTCGGTGTTGGTCCTGCTGGTACGGGCAAGACCTATCTCGCCGTGGCTCACGCAGCGCAGCTGCTGGAGCGGGGCGTGGTGGATCGCATCATCCTGTCGCGTCCAGCCGTCGAAGCCGGTGAGCGACTGGGCTTTCTGCCCGGCGACATGAAGGAAAAGGTCGATCCTTATCTTCGTCCGCTCTACGACGCGCTTTACGACATGATGCCGGGTGACAAGGTGGAGCGTGCCATTCAGGCTGGCGTCATCGAAATCGCACCGCTCGCCTTCATGCGCGGACGCACGCTCGCCAATGCTGCCGTCATTCTCGATGAGGCGCAGAACACCACGACTATGCAGATGAAGATGTTTCTGACGCGTCTGGGTGAAAACGGCCGCATGATCGTGACCGGTGACCCAAGCCAGGTGGACTTGCCACGCGGCGTGAAATCCGGCCTCGTGGAAGCCCTTCAAATCTTGCCGGATGTCGAAGGCGTATCGGTCGTCCGCTTCAAGGATGTGGACGTCGTTCGCCATCCGATGGTCGCACGTATCGTCCGCGCCTACGAAGCCCAGACGGCGGTGCCGGACGAGAGCCTGCCCAGAGGCGCATGAAGCAGAACGATGACGTTACTGGATATTCAGATCAGCGTAGAGGCTGAGCGCTGGTCTTCTGAAGAAGAATTGCTGACATTCAGCAGCCAGGTTTTAAATCCGGCTGCTGAATTCTTGCGGGAAAAGGAAGAGCAGCCTTTTCCAAAGATGCCAACGGAACTGTCTCTGGTTTTCACCGACGACGCGGCAATTCGCGAAATCAATGCGGAATGGCGTGACAAGGACAAGGCAACCAATGTGCTGTCTTTTCCCGCCTATCCGCTGGAACCGGGCGGTATGCCGGGCCCGATGCTGGGTGATATCGTCATCGCCCACGAGACCGTTGCTCGCGAGGCTCTTGATCTGGAGAAGAGTTTCGAGGATCATCTGACCCATCTTCTGGTGCACGGATTTTTGCACCTCTTTGGTTACGATCACATCGAAACCGATGAAGCCGAAGAAATGGAGGGGCTCGAGACTCGCATTTTGGCGACGCTTGGTCTATCTGATCCGTATGCGGGACAAGATCCGCTTTGATTTAACAGTTTGGGACCATGAACGAACATTCTGCAAGGCCGCCCCAGGAGGGCAAAGAAACCGGGGAGCAATCCTCATCGGAGGAGGGCAGTAGTCCCTTACGTCAGGACTACCAGGCCAAACCCAGAGCCACGCTCTGGTCTCGCATTTCGCGGCTGTTGAAGCCGTCGCAGGGCGAGCGTCTTCGCGAAGACATTACGGACGCGTTGATGACCGATACGGAAATCGGTGCCGCGTTCACGCCCGAAGAGCGGGCGATGCTCAACAATATTCTACGTTTCAGGGAAGTCCGGGTCGAGGACATTATGATCCCGCGTGCCGATATCGACGGGCTGGATCAGGATATGACCATCGGCGAAGCGATGATCCTGTTTGAAGAAACCGGGCGCTCCCGTATGCCGGTTTACGATGAAACGCTGGATAACCCAAAGGGCATGATCCACATTCGCGACCTCTTGTCCTTCATCGGAAAGCAGGCCCGCAACAAGCGTCGCGTCGGTTCCCGCCAGACGACGAATGCCGAAGGCAAGGTCACCAAATCACCACGCGCCAACTTCGACCTCGCCCGTGTCGATCTGGAAAAGACGCTGGCGGAAGCCGGTATCATCAGAAAAATTCTCTTCGCACCGCCGTCTATGCTGGCATCAAGCCTACTGAAAACCATGCAGGCGCAGCGCACGCAGCTTGCGCTCATCATTGATGAGTATGGCGGCACGGATGGTCTCGTGAGCCACGAAGACATCGTGGAGATGGTTGTCGGCGATATCGATGACGAGCATGACAAGGACGAGACGATGTTCTCGCGCCTGTCCGCGGATGTCCTGATTGCCGATGCACGCGCAGAATTGACCGAACTTGCCGAGGCCATCGGCCACGATTTCGATGTGCGTGAGCATATCGAGGAGATCGATACGCTGGGCGGGCTGATCTTTTTTGCGCTTGGTCGTATCCCGGTCAAGGGCGAAGTCGTTCGTGCCGTGGCAGGTTTCGAGTTCCACATTCTCGATGCCGACTCCCGCCGAATCAAGGGCGTACGCATCGTTCGCAACCAGTCTTCGGAAGGTGAAGACGATCAGGCTCCGGCGGATGCAGCGAGCAGTGTCGTTCTGGCACTGCCACCACCATCACAAAGCCATGCAGATAACGCTACTGCGTAAGCAGTGACGTCGATCGATCAGAATGGCTGTAGAATAATAATTCTGCGGCCATTCTGGTTTTGGAACGACGTCATCCTGTGGCGCGGGATGCTGTGGACGCGCGGTTTTTTTTACAGTAAATCCCGTTGAGCAGACGGTGTCGCCTCCCGTGTATCTTGTGTCGGATGGTGCCTTAAAAAGGTGGAGACTAAGATGGAGCGACTGGCGGGCAGGATCATGCTGAGCAGTGGTTTTGGCCGTGTTGTCATGACCATCGGTGCCGGTGCCATCGGTGCTCTTGCGTTTCCACCCTTTGGCTTTTTCGCGTCTCTGTTCGTCTCGTTCACGCTGCTGGTCTGGCTGATCGATGGTGCCACGGGCAATCCCGATGGCGGCCTATCGTCGCGTGGCTGGAAAACCTTCGTCATCGGCTGGCTGTTCGGGTTCGGCTACTTCGTGGCGGGTCTGTGGTGGCTTGGCAACGCCCTGCTTCTGGAGGCAGACGAGTTCGCCTGGGCCTTGCCGCTTGCCATCCTTGGATTGCCCGCCTGCCTCGCCATCTTCTACGGCTTCGCCGTCATGCTCGCCAATCTGCTCTGGTCGGACGGATGGGGACGTATCGCCGCTTTGGCCGCTGCCTTCGGCCTGATCGAATGGCTGCGCAGTTTCCTGCTGACGGGGTTTCCGTGGAATACGGTCGGCTACGGGCTGATGCCGTTCCCTTTGATGATGCAGACATCGAACCTCATCGGCATATTCGGCATGTCGATGCTGGCTGTTTTCGTGTTCTCCAGTCCGGCGCTGCTTGGGACGAAAAAAGGCTTGCTTCCGGGCCTTGGTATCGCGCTTCTCATGATGGCGGTGCATCTCGGATATGGTGCCTATCGCCTACAGCAGCCATTGAACTCAGACAGTGATGCGCTGACGGTCAGGATCGTACAGCCGGGGATCGACCAATCCCGCAAGATGCTGAATGCCGACCGCGCCGAGATATTCAAGGAACATCTACGCCTGTCAGCACTGCCGGTGAAGGACGGCGAGAAGCGCCCTGACATCATTGTCTGGCCGGAAACCTCCGTACCCTTCATTCTGACGCAGAACCCGGATGCGCTGGAAGAGATCGCCAAGACACTGGACGATGGTCAGATATTGCTGACCGGTGCGGTGCGCATGGAAGATGCGGGTGCAGGACACGCGCCGCGGTATTACAATTCCGTCTATGCCATCGATAGTCAGGGGCAGATCATCGGTGCGACGGACAAGGTGCATCTTGTACCCTTCGGAGAGTATGTACCGTTCGAAAACGTGCTGAGAAACTTCGGCATCGACAATCTGATCAGCCTGCCCGGCGGCTTTTCGCCAGCCGCAACACGCGAGCCGATCACGCTGCCCTCGGGCAAGAAGCTTCACTCGTTCATCTGCTATGAGATCATCTTTCCCGGCGAGGTGCCCGCCGATATCGCCACGTCGACGGCGATCGTCAACGTGACGAATGACGGCTGGTTCGGCGATACGCCGGGTCCCTACCAGCATCTCCAGCAGGCCAGAATACGTGCTGTCGAAACCGGTATTCCGGTGATTCGCGCGGCCAATACCGGCATTTCTGCCATTATCGACCCTCTGGGGCGAATTGCCGCAGGTCTTGACTACGGTCAAAAGGGAATAATCGGTTCCACTTTAAGTGGTGCCGCCACTGGCGCGTTCACTGGAGATATGCGACAGATACACTTTTGGTTGTTCTTTGGAATATTGCTCGTGTGCGCGGTGATTGCTCGGACTGGTTTGATGAAATCGAAGAATTGACCAAAAACCCCTAAAATTGCATAGTGAACTTGTTAGGTTGCACAACGCACGTGATATGTTTCGTGCGGCGACAATCCTACTATTCAGGATTTGAACAGGCGTGTAGTCGATAACCCGAATAAACTGAATGTCAGGACCACGACAATGACAGAGAACAAGAAGAAGCCAAACCCGATCGACATTCACGTCGGAAGCCGTATTCGCCTCCGCCGCACGATGCTGGGCATGAGCCAGGAAAAGCTGGGCGAAAGCCTCGGCATTACATTTCAGCAGATTCAGAAATACGAAAAAGGGACGAACCGCGTCGGCGCCAGCCGTTTGCAGAACATCTCTGGAATTCTCAATGTCCCCGTGTCGTTCTTCTTTGAAGATGCGCCGGGCGATCAGGGCGTCAGCGCCACCGGCATGGCCGAAGCAAACAGCTCCAACTATGTCGTGGACTTCCTGTCCTCGTCCGAAGGGCTCCAGCTGAACCGCGCTTTCGTCAAGATCAACGACCCGAAGGTTCGCCGCCGTCTCGTCGATCTGGTCAAGGCTCTCGCTGCCGAAGGCGACGCGGAATAACGCATTTACCATTGCGCGATTTTTAAAACGGTCCTTCGGGGCCGTTTTTTATTGCGTAAGGATGAGTTAGGAATTCCGATATAAAGATATATTTATGTCGTTGTGTCCTTGTTTTTTGCGAGCAAAATGACTAACAAACCGGAAGACACTTCTTTGAGGGGAATCCCGCATGCGCGCTAATTACCTGTTCACCAGCGAGTCTGTTGCTGAAGGTCACCCTGACAAGGTGTGTGACCGTATTTCCGATGAAATCGTCGATCTCATCTACCGCGAGGCCGCTAAGACCGGGGTTGATCCCTGGACAGTGCGCATCGCCTGCGAGACCCTCGCAACGACGAACCGCGTGATCATCGCCGGTGAAGTGCGTGTTCCCGACACGCTGTTGAAAAAGGACAAGGACGGCAACGTTCTCAAGGACGCGAGCGGCCATCCTGTCATCAACCCCGCCAAGTTCAAGGCCGCCGCCCGCAAGGCCATCCGCGATATCGGCTACGAGCAGGACGGCTTCCACTGGAAGACGGCCAAGATCGACGTGCTGCTGCACCCGCAGTCTGCCGACATTGCGCAGGGCGTGGACAACGCGTCCGACAAGCAGGG from the Agrobacterium vaccinii genome contains:
- the miaB gene encoding tRNA (N6-isopentenyl adenosine(37)-C2)-methylthiotransferase MiaB — its product is MTQEMIGLEAAPLAVREGANSRKVFIKTYGCQMNVYDSVRMSDALAKDGYVQTEDMGEADLVLLNTCHIREKAAEKVYSALGRLRDMKKTREEQGREFVIGVAGCVAQAEGEEILRRAPAVDVVIGPQTYHRLPDALKRVRGGERVIETDYAVEDKFEHLPLAEKQTLRSRGVTAFLTVQEGCDKFCTFCVVPYTRGSEVSRPVQQIVDEAMKLVDAGVREITLLGQNVNAWRGTGAAGEQLGLAELLYKLAEIPGLARLRYTTSHPRDMDEQLIGAHRDLRILMPYLHLPVQSGSDRILKAMNRRHTGDEYIRLIERIRSARPDIAMSGDFIVGFPGETDQDFDDTLALVEQVKYAQAFSFKYSTRPGTPGADLTDQVPEEVKAERLERLQALLMKQQHEFAGSLVGKTMDVLLEKPGRMPGQLIGRSPWLQSVNLDANDMKIGDIIHVRITATGPNSLFAEVA
- a CDS encoding lysophospholipid acyltransferase family protein, whose translation is MTWLRVIYLVVLMSLVTLVLLPVQVLGLCFDWPLRRTLPRVWHSFACHALGIKVHVHGSVESATPLLLVVNHVSWKDIMILGSIADVAFIAKTEVRDWPVFGLLARLQKTIFIAREQKRSAGAQVNEIAERLAAGEIVVLFPEGTTSDGNRLLTVKSSLFGAASSAAEQVPGRIVHVQPVAIAYTGIQGMAMGRYHRSVAAWPGSLELLPSLFGLLKAGAIDVDVSFGEAIPFREGDNRKALSTEATLAIRSMLNFSLRGGWRKSR
- a CDS encoding PhoH family protein, which translates into the protein MNAHELVSPPSRQPRTAATDANHFVLTFENNRIAGELFGQFDQNLKLLEQKLNIDARPRGNSVAITGDVVAINQARRALDSLYERLLKGGTVEVSDVEGAIRMAMAADDQLTLPTMERKAKISMAQISTRKKTIAARTPTQDVYMRALEQSELVFGVGPAGTGKTYLAVAHAAQLLERGVVDRIILSRPAVEAGERLGFLPGDMKEKVDPYLRPLYDALYDMMPGDKVERAIQAGVIEIAPLAFMRGRTLANAAVILDEAQNTTTMQMKMFLTRLGENGRMIVTGDPSQVDLPRGVKSGLVEALQILPDVEGVSVVRFKDVDVVRHPMVARIVRAYEAQTAVPDESLPRGA
- a CDS encoding hemolysin family protein, with the translated sequence MNEHSARPPQEGKETGEQSSSEEGSSPLRQDYQAKPRATLWSRISRLLKPSQGERLREDITDALMTDTEIGAAFTPEERAMLNNILRFREVRVEDIMIPRADIDGLDQDMTIGEAMILFEETGRSRMPVYDETLDNPKGMIHIRDLLSFIGKQARNKRRVGSRQTTNAEGKVTKSPRANFDLARVDLEKTLAEAGIIRKILFAPPSMLASSLLKTMQAQRTQLALIIDEYGGTDGLVSHEDIVEMVVGDIDDEHDKDETMFSRLSADVLIADARAELTELAEAIGHDFDVREHIEEIDTLGGLIFFALGRIPVKGEVVRAVAGFEFHILDADSRRIKGVRIVRNQSSEGEDDQAPADAASSVVLALPPPSQSHADNATA
- the ybeY gene encoding rRNA maturation RNase YbeY: MTLLDIQISVEAERWSSEEELLTFSSQVLNPAAEFLREKEEQPFPKMPTELSLVFTDDAAIREINAEWRDKDKATNVLSFPAYPLEPGGMPGPMLGDIVIAHETVAREALDLEKSFEDHLTHLLVHGFLHLFGYDHIETDEAEEMEGLETRILATLGLSDPYAGQDPL
- a CDS encoding helix-turn-helix domain-containing protein; its protein translation is MTENKKKPNPIDIHVGSRIRLRRTMLGMSQEKLGESLGITFQQIQKYEKGTNRVGASRLQNISGILNVPVSFFFEDAPGDQGVSATGMAEANSSNYVVDFLSSSEGLQLNRAFVKINDPKVRRRLVDLVKALAAEGDAE
- the lnt gene encoding apolipoprotein N-acyltransferase, translated to MERLAGRIMLSSGFGRVVMTIGAGAIGALAFPPFGFFASLFVSFTLLVWLIDGATGNPDGGLSSRGWKTFVIGWLFGFGYFVAGLWWLGNALLLEADEFAWALPLAILGLPACLAIFYGFAVMLANLLWSDGWGRIAALAAAFGLIEWLRSFLLTGFPWNTVGYGLMPFPLMMQTSNLIGIFGMSMLAVFVFSSPALLGTKKGLLPGLGIALLMMAVHLGYGAYRLQQPLNSDSDALTVRIVQPGIDQSRKMLNADRAEIFKEHLRLSALPVKDGEKRPDIIVWPETSVPFILTQNPDALEEIAKTLDDGQILLTGAVRMEDAGAGHAPRYYNSVYAIDSQGQIIGATDKVHLVPFGEYVPFENVLRNFGIDNLISLPGGFSPAATREPITLPSGKKLHSFICYEIIFPGEVPADIATSTAIVNVTNDGWFGDTPGPYQHLQQARIRAVETGIPVIRAANTGISAIIDPLGRIAAGLDYGQKGIIGSTLSGAATGAFTGDMRQIHFWLFFGILLVCAVIARTGLMKSKN